In the Microcaecilia unicolor chromosome 10, aMicUni1.1, whole genome shotgun sequence genome, one interval contains:
- the STRIT1 gene encoding sarcoplasmic/endoplasmic reticulum calcium ATPase regulator DWORF, translating into MAEPGQIEYSRLIVPALLIVGWIVGCGVMVYIIFS; encoded by the exons ATGGCAGAGCCCG GCCAAATCGAATACAGTCGTTTAATCGTCCCTGCTCTTTTGATAGTAGGTTGGATTGTGGGTTGTGGAGTAATGGTTTACATTATCTTCTCTTGA